One genomic region from Pyrinomonadaceae bacterium encodes:
- a CDS encoding IgA Peptidase M64 has product MNHILSVLKLFLLVACVSLTSYAAPQTMRLDYFHTGDAKHETFSFDRVVIEPLPWPGDMTKTIDPTDYGKYFFEVREAKTNRVLYSRGFASVYGEWETTDEAGRVMRTFSESLRFPAPDAPVEIVLRKRDAKNKWHEAWKFSIDPKDMFIDRSKPTAPARLIPIQRMGDPATKVDLLLLGDGYTAREQSKFVADARRLIKVLFETSPFKENRTAFNVWGLCPPAAQSGISRPSTGIYRDSISTYDAFGSERYILAFDNQRLRKVAQFAPYEFIEVLVNGRTYGGGGIFNLYSTVAADNAFAPYVFVHEFGHHFAALADEYYTSPVAYAPAAERIEPWEPNATALLDRKNLKWKDLVDADTPLPTPWSKEEFEAYSRQYSARRAQLRKDNRPEAEMEALFREDRRMVDAMMAKEKYNGRVGAFEGAMYEAKGFYRPQVDCIMFSRTDFFCKVCKRAIERVIRLYA; this is encoded by the coding sequence ATGAATCACATCCTTTCGGTCCTGAAACTATTTCTGCTGGTTGCGTGTGTTTCGTTAACTTCATATGCCGCGCCGCAGACCATGCGGCTCGACTATTTCCACACCGGCGACGCCAAACACGAAACGTTCAGTTTCGATCGCGTGGTCATCGAGCCTTTGCCCTGGCCCGGCGACATGACGAAAACGATCGACCCGACCGACTACGGCAAATATTTTTTCGAAGTGCGCGAGGCGAAAACGAACCGCGTGTTGTATTCGCGCGGCTTCGCGTCGGTTTATGGCGAGTGGGAGACAACCGACGAAGCCGGTCGTGTCATGCGGACGTTTAGCGAGTCGCTGCGCTTTCCCGCGCCGGATGCGCCGGTCGAGATCGTGCTGCGAAAGCGCGACGCGAAGAACAAATGGCACGAGGCCTGGAAATTCTCGATCGATCCCAAGGACATGTTCATCGATCGATCGAAGCCCACCGCGCCGGCGCGGCTGATCCCAATTCAGCGTATGGGGGATCCGGCAACGAAAGTAGATCTGCTTCTGCTGGGCGACGGTTACACTGCGCGCGAGCAAAGCAAGTTCGTAGCCGATGCGCGGCGTCTGATCAAGGTCCTGTTTGAGACTTCACCTTTCAAAGAGAACCGCACGGCGTTCAACGTCTGGGGTCTTTGTCCGCCCGCCGCGCAATCAGGTATTTCGCGACCGTCAACCGGCATCTATCGCGACTCGATTTCGACTTATGACGCGTTCGGTTCCGAACGTTACATCCTGGCCTTCGACAATCAGCGGCTGCGCAAGGTCGCGCAGTTTGCGCCGTACGAGTTTATCGAAGTGCTGGTGAACGGACGGACGTACGGCGGCGGGGGAATCTTCAATCTCTACAGCACGGTTGCGGCGGACAACGCGTTCGCGCCTTATGTGTTTGTGCATGAGTTCGGGCACCACTTCGCGGCTCTGGCTGATGAGTACTACACGTCCCCGGTCGCTTACGCCCCCGCCGCGGAACGCATCGAGCCCTGGGAGCCGAACGCAACCGCGCTGCTCGATAGGAAGAACCTGAAGTGGAAAGACCTCGTCGATGCCGACACGCCGCTTCCGACGCCCTGGAGCAAAGAGGAGTTCGAAGCCTACTCGCGGCAATACAGTGCGCGGCGCGCGCAGCTTCGCAAAGACAATCGGCCGGAAGCCGAAATGGAAGCGCTGTTTCGCGAAGACCGTCGCATGGTCGATGCGATGATGGCGAAAGAGAAGTACAACGGGCGAGTCGGTGCTTTCGAAGGCGCGATGTACGAAGCCAAGGGATTCTACCGGCCGCAGGTGGACTGCATCATGTTTTCGCGAACGGATTTCTTCTGCAAGGTTTGTAAGCGCGCGATTGAGCGCGTGATCCGGTTGTACGCCTGA
- a CDS encoding nuclear transport factor 2 family protein — translation MKNILLLAGFALLISYSTPLVAQSQSDRSQTSPDEGKTKTKDGRTIARDKSKPVRKAIEDWYARNMAAFKAKDLAAIMALRADDFHTVTPDGTVNTRAYMETRTRLFLERIDHFISQDNQIGTIEVEGDLASADISQKTVRMQRFPDGTLHKVESAVVQRETWKKTVEGWKLYRVDNIRDGDLLLDDKPYKPNQ, via the coding sequence ATGAAAAACATTTTGCTGCTTGCCGGTTTTGCTCTGCTAATTAGTTACTCGACACCGCTTGTCGCGCAATCACAGAGTGATCGGTCGCAGACGTCACCGGACGAAGGTAAGACAAAAACTAAAGACGGCCGGACGATTGCGCGGGACAAGTCCAAACCCGTGCGTAAGGCGATCGAGGATTGGTACGCCCGCAACATGGCGGCATTCAAGGCAAAAGATTTGGCGGCAATCATGGCTTTGCGCGCCGACGATTTTCACACGGTCACGCCGGACGGCACGGTAAACACGCGGGCTTACATGGAGACGCGTACCCGACTCTTCCTCGAGAGAATCGACCATTTCATCTCACAGGATAATCAAATCGGAACGATTGAGGTGGAGGGCGATTTGGCGAGCGCTGACATAAGTCAAAAGACTGTTCGGATGCAACGCTTTCCAGATGGCACATTACACAAGGTCGAAAGCGCCGTCGTGCAGCGCGAGACCTGGAAGAAAACTGTCGAAGGGTGGAAGTTGTACCGCGTAGATAATATTCGTGACGGGGATCTGCTCCTCGACGACAAACCTTACAAACCCAATCAGTGA
- a CDS encoding AAA family ATPase produces MIILINGSFGIGKSTVARLLRRRVPRSLVYNPEWAGSILMRLPRWVKLRGAGTDDFQDIDLWRRSVISGVRLFQTVTTGAVIVPMAFSRREYFDEVVAGLKSLDPNVRVFCLRADLATILERLGARSRRGRARAVDWSVRKARLCVASHEDEHFGEPVNTVQASASQVAKTILRRLSAGSQHCRSGF; encoded by the coding sequence ATGATCATCCTAATCAATGGCTCATTCGGTATTGGTAAAAGCACCGTCGCGCGCCTTCTCCGCCGTCGCGTCCCACGAAGTTTGGTCTACAACCCGGAATGGGCCGGCTCAATTCTGATGCGATTGCCGAGGTGGGTAAAACTGCGTGGCGCCGGCACCGATGACTTCCAGGACATCGACCTGTGGCGAAGGTCGGTTATCTCTGGCGTGCGGCTTTTTCAGACAGTTACAACCGGCGCAGTAATCGTGCCGATGGCCTTCAGCCGCCGTGAGTACTTCGATGAGGTGGTGGCAGGTCTGAAATCGCTCGACCCGAATGTTCGCGTGTTCTGCCTGAGAGCGGATCTGGCGACGATCCTCGAACGGCTCGGCGCCAGGAGCCGGCGCGGCCGCGCCCGCGCTGTTGACTGGAGCGTGCGAAAGGCGCGTCTGTGTGTCGCGTCACATGAAGATGAGCACTTCGGGGAACCGGTAAACACCGTGCAGGCGAGCGCGTCCCAAGTCGCTAAGACGATCCTCCGGCGGCTGAGCGCCGGATCCCAACACTGTCGATCCGGGTTCTGA